A stretch of the Coprobacillus cateniformis genome encodes the following:
- a CDS encoding Cof-type HAD-IIB family hydrolase, with product MEKKIIFFDVDGTLYTNELGGITDNVKKAIAATRALGHLCFVASGRPYGYIADNVKDIGFDGYVLANGANIKYQNHDLEKRFLNYKDVKELCQKLKEKNIEYVLQTSTVCCLDRNSQCLLDFYKKCNIDFENFCFDYDEEEIMHKTVKIEVWVKDQEELDFAISCYGAFQYELHPDNHSMEIYAKNVSKATGILDVLRLLNIDIKDSYCFGDGPNDVEMFETVGHAIAMGNAIDIIKERAESICLTVHEDGVAHKLKELFDL from the coding sequence ATGGAAAAGAAGATTATATTTTTTGATGTAGATGGAACTTTATACACAAATGAATTAGGTGGGATTACAGATAATGTTAAAAAAGCTATTGCTGCTACAAGGGCATTAGGACATTTGTGCTTTGTTGCGAGTGGTAGACCATATGGATATATTGCAGATAATGTGAAAGACATTGGATTTGATGGATATGTTCTTGCTAATGGGGCAAATATTAAATATCAGAATCATGATTTAGAAAAAAGATTTCTTAACTATAAAGATGTCAAAGAATTATGTCAAAAGCTTAAAGAAAAGAATATTGAATATGTCTTACAAACATCAACAGTTTGCTGTCTAGATAGAAATTCTCAATGTTTATTAGATTTTTATAAAAAATGTAATATAGATTTTGAGAACTTTTGTTTTGATTATGATGAAGAGGAAATTATGCATAAAACTGTTAAAATAGAAGTTTGGGTAAAAGATCAAGAAGAATTAGATTTTGCTATATCTTGTTATGGGGCATTTCAATATGAATTGCATCCTGATAATCATAGTATGGAAATTTATGCAAAAAATGTATCGAAGGCAACTGGGATTTTAGATGTTTTAAGATTATTAAACATTGATATCAAAGATAGTTACTGTTTTGGAGATGGACCAAATGATGTAGAAATGTTTGAAACAGTAGGACACGCAATTGCAATGGGAAATGCTATTGATATTATAAAAGAAAGAGCAGAAAGCATTTGTTTAACTGTTCACGAAGATGGTGTTGCTCATAAATTAAAAGAGTTATTTGATTTATAA